In Paraburkholderia terrae, the DNA window TTCGCGTCATGTGGCCGCTCGCCGCCGGACGCGCGTTCGATCGCGCCGTCTGCATCGAGCCGCAGCATGTGCAGTCGCGCATCGGGCAATGCGGCGCGGCCGTGGTTGTGTCGTCGCCCGCGCAGCTATCGCGCTGGCCCGCAATGCCGGGCTTCGCGGCGTTGACGCCCGTGCCGCGCGCGTTCTTCTCGTCGGGGGGACCGCTTTCCGCCGAAGCCGCCGCTGAATATGCCGCCGCTTTCGGCAGCGCACCGATCGAAATCTACGGCAGTACGGAAACGGGCGGTATCGCGTGGCGACGTCAGAACGAGACGTCGGCGTGGCGGCCCGTCAACGGCGTACACGTTCAGCGCAGCGAAGACGGCGCGCTGAATGTGCGCTCACCGCATTTGGGCCACGACGACTGGCATCGCACCGACGACGCCATCGTGTTCGACGACGACGGCCGTTTCCGTCTGCAAGGACGACTCGACCGCGTGATCAAGCTCGACGGCAAGCGTGTGTCGCTGCCCGAAGTCGAAGCGCGTCTCGCGTTGCATCCGTATGTCGCGCAGTCGGCGGTGGTGCGGCTCGCGGGAGCGTCGCGCGAACGTCTCGGCGCGGTGGTCGCGCTCAACGATGCGGGCAGCGCGGCGCTGCGCAATGAAGGGCGCGTCGCGCTCGCGAAGACCTTGCGCCGCCATCTCGCCGCCTATTTCGACGTGGTCGTGCTGCCGCGCCACTGGCGCTTTCGCATTGCGCTGCCGTTCGACGCGCGCGGCAAGCTGCCCGTTGCCGCCGTGGCCGCCGCTTTCGAGCCGCGCGACGAAGGCTTCGAACTGCTGTCCGAAGCGCGCAACGGTGACGACGTCCATTACGAACTGCGCGTGCCGCCGACGCTCGACCACTTCGCAGGCCACTTTCCCGGCCTGCCTATCCTTCCCGGCGTCGTGCAACTCGACTGGGCGATACGCCTTGCCACCGCGCACGTGACGGGCGTGCGCGAGATCGAATCCGTCGATCGCCTGAAGTTCACCGCGCCCGTGATGCCGGGCGCCGTGCTCGACCTGAAGCTGTCGCACGATGCTGCGCGGCGGCGCGTGCAATTCGCGTATCGCGTCGATGGCCGCGACAGTGCGTCGGGCGTGATCGTGTATCGGGAGCGCGCATGAGCGACGCAGGTTTCAACGCGTGCATCGTCATTCCGATCTACAACCACAAGGACGCGATCGGCGGCACGATCGAGCGTCTTGCCGCGCACCGATTGCCGATCTTCGTCGTCGACGACGGCAGCGATGAACCGACGCAAGCCGTGCTCGCGAAACTGGCTTGCCAGCATCGCGAGCAGATGACGCTGCTGCGCCTGCCCGTCAACGGCGGCAAGGGCGCGGCCGTGATGGCGGGACTGCGCGCGGCGAAGCGAGCGGGCTATACGCACGCCTTGCAGATCGACGCGGACGGCCAGCACGACGCGAACGATGTGCCGCTGTTTCTCGCTGCCGCGCGCGCCGAGCCGGGCGCTGTGATTCTCGGACGGCCCGTCTACGACGAGAGCGTGCCGAAGTCGCGTCTTTATGGCCGCTATTTGACGCATGTGTGGGTATGGATCGAAACGCTGTCGCTGACGATCCGCGATTCGATGTGCGGCTTTCGTCTGTATCCGCTCGACGCCGCGTGCGCGCTGATCGACAGCGTGCAACTGCCGACGCGCATGGACTTCGACATCGAGATTCTCGTGCGGTTGTACTGGCGGCGCCTCGCGTTCCGCGCGATTCCGACGCGTGTCACGTACGCGATGGACGGCGTGTCGCACTTCGACGTGCTGTGGGACAACGTGCGCATCAGCGCGAGTCATACGCGTCTCGTATGCGGGATGCTGTTGCGTCTGCCGCTGTTGCTCGCGCACAAGTTCATGCCGCGCAAGTCCGCCGCTTTGCATTCAAATGGCGACAACGCGAAATGGTGGCGCATGGCCGAGCGCGGCAGCCGCCTCGGCATGACGCTGCTCGCGCTCAGTTGCAAGCTGTTCGGCATGCGCTTCACCGCGCTGTGGCTGCACCCCATCGTCGCGTACTTTCTGATGACGGGCCGCGCTGCGCGCTCTGCTTCGCGCACGTACTTCACACATCTTGAACAGGCTGCGCAAGGCGAGCGCACGCCGCGCCCCGGCTGGCGCTCCGCATATCGGCAAATGCTCGCGTTCGCGCAATCGGGTCTCGACAAGCTCGCCGCCTGGTCGGGCCGCATCGATTCGAACGACGTGATCTTCGACGATTCGTCCGCGTTCGACGCGCTCGTCGCGAGCGGGCGCGGCGCGCTCGTGATCGGCGCGCATCTGGGCAACCTCGAAATGACGCGCGCGCTTGCCGCGAACGGCGGCCACGCGAAGGTCACGGCCATCGTCTACACCGAACACGCGAAGCGCTTCAACAGCGTGCTGTCGACGGCGAACAGCGAGTTCGCGAAGCGGCTCATGCAAGTCAGCGACTTCGGACCCGAGACGTCGATGATGATGCAGGAGCGTATCGACGCGGGCGAGCTGCTGGTGATCGTCGGCGACCGCGTGCCCGCGCGCGAATCGGGCCGCACGACCGATGCGCAATTTCTCGGCGCGACCGCGCCGTTCGCGCAAGGGCCGTATGTGCTTGCGCATGCGCTCGGCTGCCCGGTGTATCTGTTCTTCTGCCTCAAAGAGCGCGACGAGCGCAACCGCGAGCGCTATCGGCTGTACTTCGAGCCGTTCGCCGAGCGCATTGACCTGCCGCGCCGCGAACGCGCGCAGCATATCGCCGCCTGGGCGCAGCGCTATGCGTCGCGCCTCGAGCACTATTGCCGCAAGGCACCTTATCAATGGTTCAATTTCTTCGATTTCTGGGCGCGTCCCCGAAAGACGATAACGGGTGGCATCCCACACGGAGACGCGAATGTCGGAACATGATCTGATCGACGATGCGCACGCACGTGCCGCGCACACGGCAACGCCGCGTGCGGTGGTGATCGGCGGACGCAAGCTGTCGATCGAAGAGGTCGTCGCGATTGCGAAGGGACGCGCGAGTGTCGCGCTGAGCGGTGATCCCGCGTGGCGTTCGCGCATCCAGCGCGGCGCGGATTTTCTGCGCCGTCATCTCGCCGCGGGCGAAACGGTGTACGGCGTGAACACGGGCTATGGCGACGCATGCGTCGTCGATGTGCCGATGGAACTCGTCGAAGCGTTGCCATTGCAACTGACGCGCTATCACGGCTGCGGCATGGGCGCTTATCTCGACGATGCGCAAGCGCTCGCCGTGATCGCCGCGCGTCTGAACTCGCTCGCGTACGGCTTTTCCGGCGTGCGCCCCGTGCTGCTCGAACGGCTCGCCGATCTGATCAATCATCGTGTGCTGCCGCGCATTCCGTCGGAAGGCTCGGTCGGCGCGAGCGGCGATCTGACGCCGCTGTCGTACGTGGCGGCGGCGCTCGTCGGCGAACGCGACGTGATGTTTGATGGCACGCTGCGCGATGCCGCCGGCGTGTGGGCGCAACTCGGTCATGCGCCGCTGACGCTCGCGCCGAAGGAAGGTCTCGCGCTGATGAACGGCACGGCCGTGATGACGGGCCTCGCGTGTCTCGCGTTTGCGCGTGCCGGACATCTCGCGCGTTTGGCCTCGCGTTTGACGGCGCTGTCGACGGTTGCGCTCGATGGCCGCGCCGCGCACTTCGACGCGATGATCTTCGAAGCAAAACCGCACGCAGGCCAGGCCGAAGCCGCCGCGTGGATTCGCGCGGACCTCGCGGGCCGCGACGATACGCCGGGTCATCGCTTGCAGGATCGGTATTCGATCCGCTGCGCGCCGCATGTGATCGGCGTCGCCGTCGATGCGTTGTCATGGATTCGGCGCGACGTCGAGAACGAACTGAACAGCGCGAACGACAATCCGCTGATCGACCCGGACGGCGAGCGCGTGCTGCACGGCGGCAACTTCTACGGCGGCCATATCGCGTTCGCGATGGACGCGTTGAAGACGGCCGTCGCCAATCTCGCGGACCTGATGGACCGGCAACTTGCGCTGATCGTCGACGACAAGTTCAACAACGGCTTACCGCGCAACCTGACGGGTGCGAGCCCGGCGCGCGCGCCGATCAATCACGGTTTCAAGGCGGTGCAGATTTCTTCGTCGGCGTGGACGGCGGAAGCGCTGAAGCACACGATGCCCGCGAGCGTGTTCTCGCGTTCGACGGAAGCGCACAACCAGGACAAGGTCAGCATGGGCACGATCGCCGCGCGCGATTGCCTGCGCGTGCTCGAACTGACGGAGCAGGTCGCCGCCGCGCATACGCTCGCCACCGTGCAGGCGCTGAAGTTGCGCGTGCGCATCAACGATGCGACGAACGTGCCCGCGCCGCTGCGCGCCTTCGCGCAAGAGGTGGCCGCGATGTCGCCGTTCGTCGACGAAGACCGCGCGCTCGAAAGCGATCTGCGCGCGTTGACGGCGCGCATTGCCGATTGCGCGCTGGTTGAAGGAGGCGCGCATCATGAATGAGCGCCACCAGGGCAAGACGTTGAAGGCGAGTGCCATCGTCGAAGTGCCGTTTCACGATGTCGACGCGATGAACGTCTGCTGGCATGGCCATTACCTGAAGTACTTCGAGATCGGCCGCGCCGCGTTGTTGCGTGCATTCGACTACGACTACCGCGAGATGCAGGCGTCGGGCTACCTGTGGCCGATCGTCGAGGCGCATCTGAAGTACGTGCGGCCCGCGACCTACGGCCAGCGGATCGATGTGCGCACGGAGCTGCTCGAACTCGAAAACCGCCTGAAAATAGGTTACGAAATCGTCGATTGCGCGACGGGCACGCGGCTGACAAAGGGCTACACGATCCAGGTCGCGATCGATGCCGCTACGCAGGAAACGCAATTCGTGTCGCCGCCTGTCGTGTTCGAAAAGCTGGAGCGCGCATGGTCACGCTGACATTACGAGCCGCGTTGGTCGCTGCGTTGCTTGCTGTGGCGAGCGTGAGTTCATACGCGGCGACACAGCAGACGCAGTCTCAAGCGCAAAACGGCAACCCCGCGCTCGTCTCGCAGGTCGCGTCACGTCTTGCGCAGGCGAAGGGCGTGCGCGCGCAGTTCACGCAGACACAGACGCTGTCCGCGATGAAGCAGCCTTTGGTGAGCACGGGCACGCTGGTGTTTTTCCGCGAGCGCGGCGTGATCTGGCGTGTCGATACGCCGTACAAGGCGATCTATGTCATCACCGACTCGGGCGTCAGCGAAGTCGATGCGAACGGCAAGCGCGTCAATACGAAAAGCGCGCAGGGCGTGCGCGGTGTCGCGCAGGTCTCGAAGATGATGCGCGCGATGCTCGGCGGCGATCTGTCCGCGCTGTATTCGCAGTTCGATGTCGACGCGCAAGGCACGCCGTCGCAATGGAAACTCGAACTGAAGCCGAATCAGCCGCAGCTCGCGCAGTCGATCAAGGGCTTGCAGATGACGGGCGGCGAGTTCCTGCAGACGCTGCGTATCACGCTGGCGAACGGCGACGTCACGCAGATCGAGTTCGCGAAGAGCGAAGCGATCAACGATCTCGCACCCGGCGAGCGCACGCTGCTTGGAGCACAATGATGCTGATGGCGCGACAGTGGACCAAGACGCAGTTGTGGGGCATCCGGGCCGCATGGCTCGTGCTCGCGCTCGTCGCGTCGCTGTACTGCGTCTTTCGTTTCATTGGGCCGTCGCCGCTGGAGACGAATCTGCTCGCGCTGCTGCCCGCGACGGAAGCCGATCCCGTCGCTGAAAAAGCCGTCGATACGCTGGCCAACGCGCTCGGCGACCGCACGGTGTTTCTGGTGACGAGCAAGGACGACGCACGCGCGAAAGCGGCGGCGAAACAATTCGGCGCGGCGTTGCAGAAAAGCGGCGCGTTCGCGTCGGTGACGGCGGAGTTGCCGCCGTTCGACATGTCGCAGATCGGCGGGTTGTATATGCCGTATCGCTTCGGCCTGTTGACGCGCGACGACCGCGACGCCGTTGCAAACAACACGGCATCGCTGCACGACGCGCTGATGCAGCGCATCTACAACCCGGTGCGCGGCCCACTAGCCACGCAACTCGCCGACGACCCGTTCGGCTGGCTCGAACACTTCCTGAGCGCCTTGCCGCTCGCCACCTCGAATCTCGATCTCGAAGACAACATGCTCGTCGCGCATCGCGGGGACCTGACGAGCGTGCTCGTGGTCACGACGCTGCCCGGTTCCGCGTACGAATCGCAGACGCAGCGCGCTGTATTGGCGGCGGCTGCACAGGCGGAAGCGTCGCTGAAATCGGGCTATCCCGATGCGAGCGTCGCGCGCACGGGCGCCGTGTTCTATGCGGAATCGGCGCGCAGCGCGTCGGAGCGCGAAGTGCATCTGATCGGCGTCGCGTCCGCGTGCGGCATCGCGCTGCTGATGCTGTGGGTGTTCCGTTCGCCGCGTCTGTTGCTGTTCGGCTTCGTGTCGACGGCGCTCGGCATCGTTTGCGCGCTCGCCGTCACGATGCTGGTGTTCGGCAAGCTGCATCTGTTGACGCTCGTGTTCGGCGCGAGCCTGATCGGCGAGGCCGTCGATTATTCGATTCAATATTTCGTCGTCTACCTTGGTGCGCAGCGTGGCTGGAACGCACGGCAGGGCGCGCGCTCGGTGCGGCCTGCGCTGACGGTTGCGCTCGCGACGAGCCTGCTCGGCTACGCAATCCTCGCGTGGGTGCCGTTCCCGGCGCTCAAGCAGATTGCGTGCTTTGCGATCGCCGGGATCTGCACGGCGTTCGCGTCCGTGCTGTGGCTGCTGCCCGTGCTGCTCGTCAAGGGGCCGAAGCATGCCCAGCGGCGTCTCTTCATGCGCGCCGCGACGCTGCTCGAACGCTGGCACGCGGCTATCGGCGGGCGGCGCGCGTGGATCGTCGCGGGCGTGCTCGTGCTGCTCGCGATTCCCGGCTGGCTGCGCCTCACCAGCGACGACGATATCCATCTGCTGATCCAGCGCGATCCCGCGCTCGTCGCGCAGGAAGATCAGGTGCGCAATGCGATCGGCGTCGATAACACCGCGCAGTTCTTCGTCGTGCGTGGGCCGTCGGCGGAAACCGTGTTGCAGCGCGCGGAAGCGCTGGGCGTGAAGCTCGATGCGTTGAGCGGCGCGCAAGCGGTCAATGGCTGGCAATCGGTGACGCAGTTCGTGCCGTCGGCGCAACGCCAGGCCGATACGCACAACGTGCTCGCGCAACACGTGTTCAACGATCCCTCCGCGCTTCGTTCGATGCTGCTGCAAGCGGGCTTTCGCGACGAAATCGCCGATGCATGGCTCGCTTCCTACGCGAAGTCGAACGCTGCGCCTTTGACGGTCGAGCGCTGGCTCGCCGCGCCCTGGTCGCAACCTTATCGTCATCTATGGCTGGGCGCTGTGGACGCGCGCGGTGAGCACGGCTACGCAGCGATTGTGATTCCACAACGCGTGACGCCGCAAAACGTCGCCGCGTTGATCGGCGCCGCGCATTCCGTCGATGGCGTCGTATTCGTCGACAAGGCCGCGAGCGTGTCGAAGCTGTTCGGCGCCTATCGCATAGACAGCGGCATCTGGCTTGCGGGCGCGCTGCTGCTCGTGCTGATTCTGCTGATGGTGCGCTATACGCCGCGCGGCGGCATCGCGACGACGCTGCCCGTGCTGCTCGCCATCGGCGTGACGCTCGCCGCCTTCGGCTACGCGCGCGTGCCGCTCAATCTGTTCAACTGCCTCGCGCTGATGCTCGTGCTCGGCGTCGGCGCAAACTATGCGGTATTCCTGCGCGAAGGCTGTCTGCGTGACCACGCCGATCTCGGCGCGGTGTGGACGGGCGTGCTGCTGTCGGCGGCGACCACCTTGCTGTCATTCGGCATGCTGGCTTTAAGCGCGATGCCCGCATTGAAGAGTTTTGGCGCCACGCTGGCGCTCGGCATACTCGTGTCGGTGCTGCTTGCGCCGATCGGCATGCCGCCTGGAAGAAGGAGAGTCGCATGACGCTGCCACCTGTTTATCTGCATGCGCTCGGCATGGTCAACGCGCTCGGCGGCGACGTCGCTTCGATCGTGCCCGCGCTCGAAGCCGCGCAATCGCCCGGCATGGGATTGATGCACACGGGCATCGGCGATGCGTACGTCGGCCGCGTGTCGACGCCGCTCGACATCGCGTTGCCCGCGACGCTCAAGCGCTTCGATTGCCGCAACAACCGCATGTTGCTCGCGGCGCTCGAACAGATTCGCCCCGAGATCGAGGCGGCGCGCGAGCGCTACGGCTCGCACCGGATCGGCGTCGTGCTCGGCACGAGCACATCGGGCATCGACGCGGCTGAGGTCGCCTTCGTCCACCAGGCGCAAGCGGGTGAGTTGCCCGACGACTTCAACTACCGGCAGATGGAGATCGGCACCGCCGCGCCGTTCGCGGCCGCCGCGCTGAATGTGCAGGGGCCCGCGTTCACGATTTCGACGGCTTGCACGTCGAGCGCTAAAGCATTCGTGTCGGCGCGCCGTTTACTGCAACTGGGCGTGTGCGACGCGATGGTCGTTGGCGGTGTCGATTCGCTGTGCGAGCTGACGGTGCAGGGCTTTGCGTCGCTTGAATCGACGAGCGTGACGCGCACCAATCCGATGAGCCGCAACCGCAGCGGCATCAACGTCGGCGAGGGCGCCAGCGTGTTCCTGATGACGCGCGACGAAGACGAAGTGCGCCTCGCGGGCGCGGGTGAATCGAGCGACGCGCATCATGTGTCGGCGCCGGACCCGCAGGGTATCGGCGGCGAGCTTGCGTTGCGCGCGGCGCTGAAGGACGCGGGCATCGAGGCGTCGGCGATCGCATATGTGAATCTGCACGCGACGGCTACGCGCAAGAACGACGACATGGAGGCGCATCTGATGTCGCGCGTGTTCGCGCACGGCGTGCCCGTGAGCGGCACGAAGCCGCTCACGGGGCACCAGCTCGGCGCGGCGGGCGCGACGGAACTGGGCTTCGCGTGGCTCACGCTCGCGCGCGGTGACGTGGCGATGCCGCGCCATCGATGGGATGGCGAAGCGGACCCGGCGTTGCCCGAACTCGATCTCGTGCAGGACGAGCGGCGCATTCCGCGCGACGGCGCGCAATACGTGATGAGCAATTCGTTCGCGTTCGGCGGCAGCAACGTCAGCCTGATACTGGCGCGCTGAACGGCGCGAACGCACGCAGCAAAAAACATAACGACATGACGGCCACACCTGAGACCAGCGAAGCTTTTCCGCCCATCGACACGATCCTGCCGCATCGTGGCACGATGCTGCTCGTCGATGGTGTGAGCGCATTCGGCGACGAAGCACTGACCGCGCATGCGACCGTTCGCGGCGACGCATGGTACGCGGACGAAAACGGCGCGATGCCCGCGTGGATCGGCATCGAACTGATGGCGCAGGGCGTGGCCGCACATGTCGCGCTGCTCGCGATGCGTGCGGGTGGCCGTGCGCGTCCCGGCGTGCTGCTCGGCACGCGCAGCTACAAGGCGCACGTGAGCGCGTTTGCGTGTGACGCGCGGCTGACGATCAGCGTGCAGGAAGTGCTGCGCAGCGACGCAGGCCACAGCGCCTACGAATGCACGATTGACCACGACGGAGTGCGTTGCGCGGATGCCGTCATCAAGGTCTTTCAACCGGGCGATTTTCAGACGTTCATCGAAGGGAGTATCAGTTCATGAGCCGGCGAGTTCTGGTTACGGGCGCCAGCCGCGGCATTGGCCGCGCGATTGCATATCAACTGGCAGCGGACGGCTTCGCGGTGTCCGTGCATTGCCGCACGGGCCGCACGGAAGCCGAGGCCGTCACGGCGGGCATCGCGGCGCAAGGCGGCTCGGCGCGCGTGCTGCAGTTCGACGTGCGCGAGCGCGCCGTCTGCCGCGAAGTGCTCGAAGCGGATGTCGCTGCGCACGGCCCGTACTACGGCATCGTGTGCAGCGCGGGCGTGACGCGCGACGCGGCCTTTCCCGCGCTCACCGACGAAGACTGGGACGTCGTGATCGAAACGGGTCTCGACGCGTTCTATAACGTGGTGCATCCGCTGACGATGCCAATGGTCCGCGCGAAGAAGGGCGGCCGCATCGTGACGATCGCGTCGGTGTCGGGCGTGATCGGCAACCGTGGGCAGGTCAACTACAGCGCGGCAAAAGCGGGGCTGATCGGCGCGTCGAAGGCACTCGCCGTCGAACTCGCGTCGCGCAGCATCACGGTCAACTGCGTGGCGCCGGGGCTGATCGAAACGGGCATGCTCGATGACATGCCGCTCGAACACGCGCTGAAGACCGTGCCGATGAACCGTGTCGGTCAACCGGCAGAAGTCGCGGCGGTGGTCAGCTTCCTGATGTCGGATGCGGCCTCGTACGTGACGCGCCAGGTGATCGGCGTCAATGGCGGGATGATCTGATGAAGCGCGTCGTCATTACGGGCATGGGCGGCGTCACGGCGCTCGGCAGCCGCTGGGACGAAATCGAAGCCGCGTTGAAGGCGGGCCGCAACGCGGTGCGGCGCATGCCGGAGTGGGACTACTTCGAGTCGCTGCATACGCGCCTCGCGGCGCCGCTGCCCGCGTTCGCTCAACCCGCTGACTGGCCGCGCAAGAAGACGCGTTCGATGGGCGCGGTGTCGATGTACGCGGTGCGCGCGAGCGAACTGGCGCTCGCCGACGCGGGCCTCGCGAACGATGAATCGATCAAGGACGGCCGCATGGGCGTCGCGTACGGATCGTCGTCGGGCTCCGTCGAACCGATCCGCGCATTCGGCACGATGCTCGAGACGGGCTCGATGGCCAACGTCACGTCGAACAGCTATGTGCAGATGATGCCGCACACGACGGCTGTCAACGTGAGCCTGTTCTGGGACCTGAAAGGCCGCATCGTGCCGACCTCGTCGGCGTGTGCGTCGGGCAGCCAGGCGATCGGCTACGCGTATGAAGCGATCGCGACGGGCAAGCAGACATTGATGCTCGCGGGCGGCGCGGAAGAGTTGTCGGGGCCCGCTGTCGCCGTGTTCGACACGCTCTATGCGACCAGCACGCGCAACGACGAACCGCATCTGACGCCGCGTCCGTTCGACGCGAAGCGCGACGGTCTCGTGGTCGGCGAGGGCGCGGCCACACTCGTGCTCGAAGAATACGAACATGCGAAGGCGCGTGGCGCGACGATTCATGCGGAGATCGTCGGCTTCGGCTGCAATTCGGACGGCGCGCACATGACGCAGCCGACGGCGGCCACGATGGCGCGCGCGATGCAACTCGCGCTGGAAGACGCGAAGCTCGACGCGAACGCGATTGCGTATGTGAACGCGCACGGCACGTCGACGGATCGCGGCGACATCGCGGAAAGCCAGGCGACGGCGCAGACCTTCGGCGAGCGCATGCCGATTTCCTCGCTGAAGAGCTACGTCGGGCATACGCTCGGCGCATGCGGCGCGCTCGAAGCGTGGTGGACCATCGAGATGATGAAGCGCAACTGGTACGCGCCGACGCTCAATCTCACGGAAGTCGATTCCGCGTGCGCGCCGCTCGATTACATCATGGGCGAAGCGCGCAGCATCGACGCCGACTTTGTGATGAGCAATAACTTCGCGTTTGGCGGCATCAATACGTCGCTGATTTTCAGGCGCATTCGATGAGCCGTAGCCGTTCGCAAGGCTTGCAGCGAGTCGTCGTCACGGGCATGGGCATCGTGTCGTGCATCGGCAATACGCTCGACGACGTGAGCGACGCGTTGCGCGCCGGGCGCAGCGGCATCACGCGCGTCGACGCGTGGCGCGAGCGCGGCTTCGGCACGCAGGTCGCGGGTGTGGCGTCGGTGGCCGGCGAGCCGCCGTTCGAACGCAAGCTCGAACGCTTCATGGGCGACACCGCGCGCTTTGCCTGTCACGCGGCGCGCAAGGCGATCGACGACGCAGGCCTCGACCTCGCGTCGCTGCGCTCGCCTGACGTCGGCGCCGTGATCGGCTCGGGCGTCGGCACGATGTCGGCATACGACGACGCGATGACTATTGCAAATGTGCGCGGCGTCGAGAAAACGCCGCCGTATACGGTGCCGCAGGCGATGAGCAGCACGGCGTCGGCGAATGTTGCCCAGGTGTTCGGGATCGAAGGCGTGACGTATTCGCCGTCGTCGGCTTGCACGACGTCGGCGCTCGCAATCGGCCAGGCGATGCAGTTGATTC includes these proteins:
- a CDS encoding glycosyltransferase family 2 protein gives rise to the protein MSDAGFNACIVIPIYNHKDAIGGTIERLAAHRLPIFVVDDGSDEPTQAVLAKLACQHREQMTLLRLPVNGGKGAAVMAGLRAAKRAGYTHALQIDADGQHDANDVPLFLAAARAEPGAVILGRPVYDESVPKSRLYGRYLTHVWVWIETLSLTIRDSMCGFRLYPLDAACALIDSVQLPTRMDFDIEILVRLYWRRLAFRAIPTRVTYAMDGVSHFDVLWDNVRISASHTRLVCGMLLRLPLLLAHKFMPRKSAALHSNGDNAKWWRMAERGSRLGMTLLALSCKLFGMRFTALWLHPIVAYFLMTGRAARSASRTYFTHLEQAAQGERTPRPGWRSAYRQMLAFAQSGLDKLAAWSGRIDSNDVIFDDSSAFDALVASGRGALVIGAHLGNLEMTRALAANGGHAKVTAIVYTEHAKRFNSVLSTANSEFAKRLMQVSDFGPETSMMMQERIDAGELLVIVGDRVPARESGRTTDAQFLGATAPFAQGPYVLAHALGCPVYLFFCLKERDERNRERYRLYFEPFAERIDLPRRERAQHIAAWAQRYASRLEHYCRKAPYQWFNFFDFWARPRKTITGGIPHGDANVGT
- a CDS encoding MMPL family transporter, encoding MLMARQWTKTQLWGIRAAWLVLALVASLYCVFRFIGPSPLETNLLALLPATEADPVAEKAVDTLANALGDRTVFLVTSKDDARAKAAAKQFGAALQKSGAFASVTAELPPFDMSQIGGLYMPYRFGLLTRDDRDAVANNTASLHDALMQRIYNPVRGPLATQLADDPFGWLEHFLSALPLATSNLDLEDNMLVAHRGDLTSVLVVTTLPGSAYESQTQRAVLAAAAQAEASLKSGYPDASVARTGAVFYAESARSASEREVHLIGVASACGIALLMLWVFRSPRLLLFGFVSTALGIVCALAVTMLVFGKLHLLTLVFGASLIGEAVDYSIQYFVVYLGAQRGWNARQGARSVRPALTVALATSLLGYAILAWVPFPALKQIACFAIAGICTAFASVLWLLPVLLVKGPKHAQRRLFMRAATLLERWHAAIGGRRAWIVAGVLVLLAIPGWLRLTSDDDIHLLIQRDPALVAQEDQVRNAIGVDNTAQFFVVRGPSAETVLQRAEALGVKLDALSGAQAVNGWQSVTQFVPSAQRQADTHNVLAQHVFNDPSALRSMLLQAGFRDEIADAWLASYAKSNAAPLTVERWLAAPWSQPYRHLWLGAVDARGEHGYAAIVIPQRVTPQNVAALIGAAHSVDGVVFVDKAASVSKLFGAYRIDSGIWLAGALLLVLILLMVRYTPRGGIATTLPVLLAIGVTLAAFGYARVPLNLFNCLALMLVLGVGANYAVFLREGCLRDHADLGAVWTGVLLSAATTLLSFGMLALSAMPALKSFGATLALGILVSVLLAPIGMPPGRRRVA
- a CDS encoding acyl-CoA thioesterase produces the protein MNERHQGKTLKASAIVEVPFHDVDAMNVCWHGHYLKYFEIGRAALLRAFDYDYREMQASGYLWPIVEAHLKYVRPATYGQRIDVRTELLELENRLKIGYEIVDCATGTRLTKGYTIQVAIDAATQETQFVSPPVVFEKLERAWSR
- a CDS encoding LolA family protein, which encodes MVTLTLRAALVAALLAVASVSSYAATQQTQSQAQNGNPALVSQVASRLAQAKGVRAQFTQTQTLSAMKQPLVSTGTLVFFRERGVIWRVDTPYKAIYVITDSGVSEVDANGKRVNTKSAQGVRGVAQVSKMMRAMLGGDLSALYSQFDVDAQGTPSQWKLELKPNQPQLAQSIKGLQMTGGEFLQTLRITLANGDVTQIEFAKSEAINDLAPGERTLLGAQ
- a CDS encoding AMP-binding protein, with amino-acid sequence MIALHELLSCERAGHVPVCRDDEANHTIDFAAFRARVFAIALQLRETQARRYALCIDDPFDFACALFALFACGKTPVIPANATPGYLADLADAYDAVLTDADVRAHAATQACAETPLKIDPNAPLTLYTSGSSGTPKPIHKTLAQFDAEVHTLEREWGELVGDATMLASVPHHHIYGLLFRVMWPLAAGRAFDRAVCIEPQHVQSRIGQCGAAVVVSSPAQLSRWPAMPGFAALTPVPRAFFSSGGPLSAEAAAEYAAAFGSAPIEIYGSTETGGIAWRRQNETSAWRPVNGVHVQRSEDGALNVRSPHLGHDDWHRTDDAIVFDDDGRFRLQGRLDRVIKLDGKRVSLPEVEARLALHPYVAQSAVVRLAGASRERLGAVVALNDAGSAALRNEGRVALAKTLRRHLAAYFDVVVLPRHWRFRIALPFDARGKLPVAAVAAAFEPRDEGFELLSEARNGDDVHYELRVPPTLDHFAGHFPGLPILPGVVQLDWAIRLATAHVTGVREIESVDRLKFTAPVMPGAVLDLKLSHDAARRRVQFAYRVDGRDSASGVIVYRERA
- a CDS encoding beta-ketoacyl-[acyl-carrier-protein] synthase family protein gives rise to the protein MTLPPVYLHALGMVNALGGDVASIVPALEAAQSPGMGLMHTGIGDAYVGRVSTPLDIALPATLKRFDCRNNRMLLAALEQIRPEIEAARERYGSHRIGVVLGTSTSGIDAAEVAFVHQAQAGELPDDFNYRQMEIGTAAPFAAAALNVQGPAFTISTACTSSAKAFVSARRLLQLGVCDAMVVGGVDSLCELTVQGFASLESTSVTRTNPMSRNRSGINVGEGASVFLMTRDEDEVRLAGAGESSDAHHVSAPDPQGIGGELALRAALKDAGIEASAIAYVNLHATATRKNDDMEAHLMSRVFAHGVPVSGTKPLTGHQLGAAGATELGFAWLTLARGDVAMPRHRWDGEADPALPELDLVQDERRIPRDGAQYVMSNSFAFGGSNVSLILAR
- a CDS encoding hotdog family protein, with the translated sequence MTATPETSEAFPPIDTILPHRGTMLLVDGVSAFGDEALTAHATVRGDAWYADENGAMPAWIGIELMAQGVAAHVALLAMRAGGRARPGVLLGTRSYKAHVSAFACDARLTISVQEVLRSDAGHSAYECTIDHDGVRCADAVIKVFQPGDFQTFIEGSISS
- a CDS encoding HAL/PAL/TAL family ammonia-lyase, giving the protein MSEHDLIDDAHARAAHTATPRAVVIGGRKLSIEEVVAIAKGRASVALSGDPAWRSRIQRGADFLRRHLAAGETVYGVNTGYGDACVVDVPMELVEALPLQLTRYHGCGMGAYLDDAQALAVIAARLNSLAYGFSGVRPVLLERLADLINHRVLPRIPSEGSVGASGDLTPLSYVAAALVGERDVMFDGTLRDAAGVWAQLGHAPLTLAPKEGLALMNGTAVMTGLACLAFARAGHLARLASRLTALSTVALDGRAAHFDAMIFEAKPHAGQAEAAAWIRADLAGRDDTPGHRLQDRYSIRCAPHVIGVAVDALSWIRRDVENELNSANDNPLIDPDGERVLHGGNFYGGHIAFAMDALKTAVANLADLMDRQLALIVDDKFNNGLPRNLTGASPARAPINHGFKAVQISSSAWTAEALKHTMPASVFSRSTEAHNQDKVSMGTIAARDCLRVLELTEQVAAAHTLATVQALKLRVRINDATNVPAPLRAFAQEVAAMSPFVDEDRALESDLRALTARIADCALVEGGAHHE